A genomic segment from Gilvibacter sp. SZ-19 encodes:
- a CDS encoding sulfite exporter TauE/SafE family protein — protein MLVSGLILGLLGSLHCIGMCGPIAFLLPVSRDNHSLRLVQIGSYHLGRFTAYGLLGLVFGFLGKGLSLFGAQQYLSIIAGVLLLLTVTIPQRILFKHSLSKPLALAIGKLKSALGQALKSKRPDTFLTLGLLNGFLPCGLVYMAVFGSLALANPWQGSLYMVLFGLGTLPLMTGAIYAGNFLNKTIQLKIRKAIPVMVALIACLFILRGLGLGIPYVSPKLNPQKIEAKIECH, from the coding sequence ATGCTAGTTTCCGGCTTAATATTAGGTTTATTGGGTAGCCTGCATTGCATTGGCATGTGTGGCCCTATTGCCTTTCTTTTACCTGTCAGTCGAGACAACCACAGCCTTCGCTTGGTACAGATAGGCAGTTATCACTTAGGCCGATTCACTGCTTACGGACTCTTAGGACTTGTCTTCGGATTCTTAGGAAAAGGACTCTCTTTATTCGGGGCGCAACAATACTTGAGCATCATAGCCGGAGTGCTCCTGTTGTTAACAGTGACGATTCCACAGCGAATACTCTTTAAACACAGTCTTTCCAAACCTTTGGCGCTAGCAATTGGCAAACTTAAGTCTGCCTTAGGACAAGCCCTTAAATCCAAACGCCCGGACACCTTTTTAACCCTTGGACTCCTCAACGGGTTCTTACCCTGTGGTCTGGTGTATATGGCTGTGTTCGGTTCTTTGGCTTTGGCCAATCCATGGCAAGGAAGCCTGTATATGGTGCTGTTTGGTCTGGGTACCTTACCCCTAATGACAGGAGCCATCTATGCCGGAAATTTCTTGAACAAAACCATACAGCTCAAAATTCGCAAAGCAATTCCGGTTATGGTCGCTTTAATAGCTTGTTTGTTTATCCTTCGAGGATTGGGCTTGGGAATCCCCTATGTCTCTCCTAAATTAAATCCGCAGAAAATAGAGGCTAAAATAGAGTGTCATTAA
- a CDS encoding universal stress protein gives MNKRVLLPTDFSKNSWNAISYAIELFDKEACDFYVLHAYTPSTQITENLMASQLGLPQLDELKEASAVGLKKLSRQLAFRDESTQHRFHYISEYSFLTEAIANVCRDKDIDLVIMGTKGATDAIDVLLGGNTLAVMEKIRCCPVLAIPKSAIFGRMEEIVFPTSFREGYKKQQMQHLTTMAHLCKAPIRVLHISDEPLDSDQKNQKKLLTTMLQGVEHSFHLLENVDIPTGLNCFVQSRDSSMVAFINPKHGIFSNWFRRPLARELNYHSKVPVLTLHTES, from the coding sequence ATGAACAAACGTGTCCTACTACCCACAGATTTTTCAAAGAACTCCTGGAATGCGATCTCATACGCCATAGAACTCTTTGACAAAGAAGCTTGCGACTTTTATGTATTGCACGCCTACACACCGAGTACACAAATAACCGAAAACCTTATGGCCTCACAACTCGGCTTGCCACAGCTAGATGAGCTCAAGGAGGCTTCGGCAGTTGGTTTAAAAAAACTCTCACGCCAATTGGCCTTTAGAGATGAATCCACACAACACCGATTTCATTATATCTCGGAATACAGTTTTTTAACAGAGGCTATTGCCAATGTATGTCGCGACAAGGACATTGATCTGGTCATAATGGGGACCAAAGGTGCGACGGATGCCATAGATGTGCTCTTAGGAGGTAACACTTTGGCTGTAATGGAAAAGATTCGCTGTTGCCCGGTTTTGGCAATTCCCAAATCGGCAATTTTTGGACGCATGGAAGAGATCGTTTTTCCGACCAGTTTTAGAGAAGGATATAAAAAGCAGCAAATGCAGCATTTGACCACTATGGCGCATTTGTGCAAAGCACCGATCAGGGTCTTGCACATTAGCGATGAGCCTTTGGATTCGGATCAGAAAAATCAAAAGAAACTCCTAACGACTATGCTGCAAGGAGTAGAACACAGTTTCCACCTTTTGGAAAATGTGGACATTCCTACAGGTTTGAACTGCTTTGTTCAAAGTCGCGATAGTAGCATGGTGGCCTTTATAAATCCTAAACACGGTATCTTCTCCAATTGGTTTAGAAGACCATTGGCTAGAGAACTCAACTATCACTCTAAGGTTCCGGTACTTACCTTACACACCGAATCTTAG
- a CDS encoding universal stress protein: MTRILLLTDFSENATQAIHYAFALWSGQPCEFYVLNVQKSSDFTTDDLLTAKPHESIFASIIADNKAALDTYIKGLEQFITDEDFKLIPKVDYDVFTDSVNQVIAGNAIDYVVLGTNGASDAKEVIFGSNALQVIRNVACPTLIVPEGFNYRPLAEVLYTQTEQFNPDAEQLKPLVQLLADRSSRVHLLAIHTPDSSDLKQLEETLAALAEDPFGVLETEAVVETLEGLPVPQAVNAYEQLNEVDLHVFVVQKESFLKRFLFGSDTGQISHKTRVPLLVLHQE; encoded by the coding sequence ATGACACGCATATTGCTGCTCACCGATTTTAGTGAAAACGCGACCCAAGCCATACATTATGCCTTTGCATTATGGAGTGGCCAGCCTTGCGAATTCTATGTGCTCAATGTGCAGAAGTCTTCTGATTTTACTACAGATGACCTACTCACCGCTAAGCCGCATGAGAGCATATTTGCCAGTATAATTGCAGATAACAAAGCGGCATTAGATACCTATATCAAAGGTTTGGAGCAATTTATTACAGACGAAGATTTTAAGCTGATCCCCAAGGTGGATTACGATGTCTTTACAGATTCTGTAAACCAAGTGATTGCTGGCAACGCCATAGACTATGTGGTGTTGGGAACCAATGGCGCCAGTGATGCTAAGGAGGTTATTTTTGGGAGCAATGCCCTGCAAGTTATTCGCAATGTTGCTTGTCCAACACTGATAGTACCAGAAGGGTTCAATTATCGTCCTTTGGCTGAGGTATTATACACGCAAACCGAACAGTTCAATCCAGATGCAGAGCAGCTTAAGCCCCTGGTGCAATTACTTGCAGATCGTTCTAGCAGAGTGCATTTGTTGGCCATTCATACTCCAGACAGTTCAGATTTAAAACAATTGGAAGAGACCTTAGCCGCTTTAGCAGAAGATCCGTTTGGCGTTTTAGAGACCGAAGCTGTTGTGGAGACCTTAGAAGGCTTGCCAGTGCCTCAGGCCGTGAATGCCTACGAGCAGCTCAATGAGGTCGATCTGCACGTTTTTGTGGTGCAGAAAGAATCGTTCTTGAAACGTTTTCTCTTCGGATCCGATACCGGTCAGATCAGTCATAAAACTAGAGTCCCGCTCTTAGTCCTCCACCAAGAGTAG
- the ccoN gene encoding cytochrome-c oxidase, cbb3-type subunit I, giving the protein METQQFYYDNKIVKNFLIACIFWGIIGMAVGLLLAFMFMFPNLTDGISWLSFGRLRPLHTNAVIFAFVGNAIFAGVYYSTQRLLKTRMFSDLLSKINFWGWQLIIVSAAITLPLGYTTSKEYAELEWPIDIAIALVWVVFGANLIGTILRRRQRHLYVAIWFYLATFVTVAVLHIVNSIGMPVGALKSYSAYAGVQDALVQWWYGHNAVAFFLTTPFLGLMYYFVPKAANRPVYSYRLSIVHFWSLIFIYIWAGPHHLLYSALPDWAQNLGVAFSVMLIAPSWGGMINGLLTLRGAWDKVRTSPVLKFMVVAITGYGMATFEGPMLSLKNINAVAHFSDWIIAHVHIGALAWNGFLAFGMIYWLFPKLFKTSLFSIRLANAHFWIGTLGIIIYALPMYVAGFVQASMWKQFNPDGSLTYGNFLETVDQIMPMYWMRAIGGSLYILGVIVMIYNIVQTVKQGSKVTDELAEAAPLQRVTAKRTAKEGYHTWLERRPVRLTLYATVAILIGGIVQIIPSLLVDDYVPRITTVKPYTPLELEGRDIYIRESCNACHSQLIRPFRSEVERYDWTGNNLYSRSGEYVYDHPFLWGSKRTGPDLMRIGGKYNDSWHLRHFNNPQSVSEGSIMPKYTWLIRNGLDKSKTEAKMRAMISLGVPYTDEDVARAQTWMDEQGAQIESNLMNDPDFKESYTEAKNAGNPEFIEMKDREVVALIAYLQRLGTDIKIENAEDVTAKNQP; this is encoded by the coding sequence ATGGAAACACAACAGTTTTATTACGACAACAAAATTGTCAAGAATTTCCTGATAGCCTGTATTTTTTGGGGTATCATAGGGATGGCCGTAGGACTCCTACTGGCCTTTATGTTTATGTTCCCCAACCTGACAGATGGCATTTCCTGGCTGAGCTTTGGTAGATTGAGACCTTTACACACCAATGCGGTGATCTTTGCCTTTGTGGGTAATGCGATCTTCGCGGGGGTCTATTACTCTACTCAACGCCTGCTCAAGACCAGAATGTTTAGCGATCTGCTCAGTAAGATCAATTTCTGGGGATGGCAGCTGATCATCGTATCTGCAGCGATAACGCTTCCGCTAGGCTACACCACCTCTAAAGAATACGCCGAATTGGAATGGCCCATTGATATTGCCATTGCCTTGGTTTGGGTGGTCTTTGGGGCCAACCTTATCGGGACGATATTGCGCAGAAGACAGCGTCACCTCTATGTGGCGATCTGGTTTTACCTGGCAACCTTTGTTACCGTTGCTGTATTGCATATTGTAAACAGCATTGGAATGCCCGTTGGAGCGCTTAAAAGTTATTCTGCTTACGCAGGAGTTCAAGATGCGCTGGTACAATGGTGGTACGGCCACAATGCAGTAGCCTTCTTTTTAACTACACCTTTCTTAGGGCTGATGTACTATTTTGTACCTAAAGCCGCAAACAGACCGGTTTATTCCTATCGCTTATCTATAGTTCACTTTTGGTCACTGATCTTTATTTATATCTGGGCGGGACCACACCACTTGCTCTATTCTGCACTGCCAGATTGGGCACAAAACCTTGGGGTGGCCTTTTCGGTCATGTTAATAGCACCTTCTTGGGGTGGGATGATCAACGGACTTTTGACCTTGCGAGGTGCTTGGGATAAGGTACGCACCAGCCCGGTATTGAAATTCATGGTAGTGGCTATTACCGGATACGGGATGGCAACTTTTGAAGGTCCAATGCTTTCGCTAAAGAACATCAATGCAGTAGCTCACTTTAGCGACTGGATTATTGCTCACGTGCACATTGGCGCCTTGGCTTGGAACGGTTTCCTTGCATTTGGTATGATCTACTGGTTGTTTCCAAAACTGTTTAAAACCTCCTTGTTCTCTATTCGTTTGGCCAATGCCCACTTCTGGATCGGAACCTTGGGGATTATCATCTACGCCTTGCCGATGTACGTAGCTGGATTTGTTCAGGCTTCTATGTGGAAGCAATTCAATCCAGACGGTTCATTGACCTACGGTAACTTCTTGGAAACTGTAGACCAGATCATGCCGATGTATTGGATGCGTGCCATTGGGGGTAGTTTGTACATCCTTGGGGTGATCGTGATGATCTACAATATTGTTCAGACCGTAAAACAAGGAAGTAAAGTAACCGATGAGTTAGCTGAGGCTGCTCCGCTGCAACGCGTAACTGCAAAACGCACCGCTAAAGAAGGCTACCACACTTGGTTGGAGCGTCGTCCGGTTCGTTTGACACTCTATGCAACTGTTGCGATCCTTATTGGAGGTATCGTACAGATCATTCCATCGCTTTTGGTAGACGATTATGTGCCGCGCATTACCACAGTGAAGCCTTACACTCCATTGGAATTAGAAGGTCGTGACATCTATATCAGAGAAAGCTGTAATGCGTGTCACTCGCAACTTATTCGTCCGTTCCGTTCGGAGGTAGAACGCTACGATTGGACAGGCAATAACTTGTATTCGCGTTCTGGAGAATACGTATATGATCACCCTTTCCTTTGGGGATCCAAACGCACCGGGCCAGACCTTATGCGTATTGGAGGCAAATACAACGACAGTTGGCATTTGCGTCACTTCAACAATCCGCAGTCAGTATCAGAAGGTTCTATCATGCCTAAATACACCTGGCTTATAAGAAACGGTTTAGACAAATCTAAGACTGAGGCTAAAATGCGTGCTATGATCAGTTTAGGCGTGCCTTACACTGATGAGGATGTTGCCCGCGCTCAGACTTGGATGGACGAGCAAGGAGCTCAAATTGAGAGCAACTTGATGAACGATCCGGACTTTAAGGAGAGCTATACAGAAGCTAAGAATGCCGGCAATCCGGAATTTATAGAAATGAAAGATCGTGAAGTAGTCGCCTTGATCGCATATCTGCAGCGTTTGGGTACGGACATTAAGATCGAGAATGCAGAAGACGTAACCGCTAAAAACCAACCGTAA
- a CDS encoding cbb3-type cytochrome c oxidase subunit 3: protein MLKFVKGSLEQIDGVQVYPIISLLIFFVFFSLLFWWVFTAKKEHIREVSNIPLEDDDNQQNATS from the coding sequence ATGCTAAAATTTGTAAAAGGATCTTTAGAACAAATTGACGGGGTACAGGTTTACCCAATCATTTCACTGCTCATCTTCTTCGTGTTCTTTTCGTTGCTTTTCTGGTGGGTTTTCACTGCCAAGAAAGAGCACATCAGAGAAGTCAGCAACATTCCGCTAGAGGATGACGATAACCAACAAAACGCTACATCATGA
- a CDS encoding FixH family protein: protein MSTVKLNWGTGLVIGMLLFIGFILYFVITMMTDSKYDHELVVEDYYKQELVLNQQLEAKQNLATLSGPIVSKRAPQGWILEFPEELNKENTKGTVFLYRPSDKHLDSDFPLVLSESNLLIPETRLLDGRWNIKVSWEYQGKPFLYETTIQY from the coding sequence ATGAGCACTGTAAAATTGAATTGGGGAACAGGACTGGTGATCGGCATGCTGCTGTTCATTGGGTTCATCCTGTATTTTGTCATCACCATGATGACCGATTCCAAATACGACCACGAATTGGTGGTAGAAGATTATTATAAACAAGAGCTGGTCTTGAATCAGCAGCTGGAAGCCAAACAGAATCTAGCTACCCTCTCTGGGCCAATAGTGAGCAAAAGAGCTCCGCAGGGCTGGATCCTAGAGTTTCCAGAAGAACTCAATAAAGAAAATACTAAAGGTACAGTGTTCCTATACAGACCGTCTGACAAGCATCTCGATTCCGACTTTCCATTAGTTCTATCGGAATCCAATTTGCTCATACCTGAAACCCGCTTGTTGGACGGTCGCTGGAACATTAAAGTATCGTGGGAGTACCAAGGAAAACCATTTCTATACGAAACCACTATACAGTATTAA
- the ccoG gene encoding cytochrome c oxidase accessory protein CcoG, whose amino-acid sequence METPENEVFRDSIATIDDKGKRAWIFAKKPSGRFYEYRKIVSYVLLAFLFSAPFIKVNGNQFLLLNVLERRFNIFGFPFWPQDFHLFVIMMIIGVVFVIFFTVAFGRLFCGWICPQTIFMEMVFRRIEYWIEGDRGKQIRLDKQAWNAEKIRKRVTKWTVFFIISFLIANVFLAYLIGSDKLLEYITEGPLQNMSTFISLLIFTAVFYFVFAWFREQVCVIACPYGRLQGVLLDNKSIVVAYDHKRGEKEAGRAKFKKNEDRAASGKGDCIDCFQCVHVCPTGIDIRNGTQLECVNCTACIDACDSMMEAVNLPKGLIRYASEDNIEKKAKFTFNARLKGYSAVLLILIGIFSGMLFLRNDLEATILRLPGQLYQKKENNIISNVYTYKLVNKTSDQVADITFKLLSHDGTVTIVSMDTFDVPRQGLAEGTLYIDIPRREVDADNIKLKIGVYSGDELIETAKTTFLGPISYQ is encoded by the coding sequence ATGGAAACCCCGGAGAACGAAGTATTCAGAGACAGCATTGCCACTATTGACGATAAGGGCAAGCGCGCTTGGATATTTGCTAAAAAACCCAGCGGTCGCTTTTACGAGTACCGCAAAATTGTAAGCTATGTGCTACTGGCTTTTTTGTTCTCCGCTCCCTTTATAAAAGTAAATGGGAATCAGTTCCTCTTGCTCAATGTGCTGGAGCGTCGATTCAACATCTTTGGGTTTCCATTTTGGCCACAAGACTTTCACCTCTTTGTAATAATGATGATCATTGGGGTGGTCTTTGTGATCTTTTTTACAGTGGCCTTTGGCCGACTTTTCTGCGGATGGATATGTCCTCAGACCATTTTTATGGAGATGGTCTTTCGACGTATTGAGTATTGGATAGAAGGCGATCGAGGGAAACAGATCCGCCTGGACAAGCAAGCTTGGAATGCGGAAAAGATCAGAAAAAGAGTGACCAAATGGACAGTGTTCTTTATCATCTCTTTTCTGATAGCCAATGTGTTTCTGGCTTACTTAATTGGCAGTGACAAACTTTTGGAATACATCACAGAAGGTCCGCTGCAGAACATGAGCACTTTTATATCGCTGCTGATCTTTACTGCGGTATTCTACTTTGTGTTCGCCTGGTTTAGAGAACAGGTCTGTGTTATCGCTTGTCCTTATGGCCGCTTACAAGGTGTTTTGCTAGACAACAAGTCCATAGTAGTAGCTTACGACCACAAGCGGGGAGAAAAAGAGGCTGGTAGGGCCAAGTTTAAAAAGAACGAAGATCGCGCAGCTAGTGGCAAGGGCGATTGTATCGATTGCTTTCAATGCGTGCACGTATGCCCTACCGGAATTGACATTAGGAACGGTACCCAATTGGAATGTGTGAACTGTACGGCTTGTATAGATGCCTGCGATTCCATGATGGAGGCAGTAAATCTGCCTAAAGGGCTTATTCGCTACGCTAGCGAGGACAATATAGAAAAGAAGGCCAAATTCACCTTCAATGCGCGTCTTAAAGGCTATTCTGCAGTACTACTGATCTTGATCGGGATCTTTAGCGGGATGCTGTTCTTGAGAAACGACTTGGAGGCTACTATTCTTCGACTGCCTGGACAGCTGTATCAGAAGAAGGAGAATAACATCATCAGCAATGTATACACCTACAAACTGGTGAACAAAACCAGCGACCAGGTGGCCGATATTACTTTTAAACTGCTTTCTCACGATGGAACAGTGACCATTGTGAGTATGGACACCTTTGATGTGCCCAGACAAGGCTTGGCAGAAGGAACCTTATACATCGACATCCCAAGAAGGGAAGTAGATGCAGACAATATCAAATTAAAAATCGGGGTCTACAGTGGGGACGAGCTGATCGAAACGGCTAAAACCACCTTTTTAGGCCCTATCAGTTATCAATAA
- the ccoS gene encoding cbb3-type cytochrome oxidase assembly protein CcoS, producing MSIIFLLLSVSICVAIVFFIAFIISVKRGQYDDTYTPAVRMLFEDELVKERPETSTTTIKDSTNEQL from the coding sequence ATGAGTATTATTTTTCTCTTATTAAGTGTGAGCATCTGCGTGGCGATAGTCTTTTTCATCGCTTTTATCATTTCTGTGAAGCGCGGACAATACGACGACACTTATACACCTGCCGTACGCATGTTATTCGAAGATGAGTTGGTCAAGGAACGACCAGAAACATCAACTACAACTATAAAAGATTCAACCAACGAGCAACTGTAA
- a CDS encoding heavy metal translocating P-type ATPase metal-binding domain-containing protein has protein sequence MEACYHCGDPCGRSPIIHQQKSFCCNGCKTVYDILHQNGMEFYYELEKAPGTSQNKATTHFDYLDNPEIAASLLQFSEGDRQLISFEIPAIHCSSCIWVLENLGRLHPGVYSSTVNFPAKKAQIQFNEKELSVKALVVLLSRIGYQPKINLASAEKDQHKEDRSLIYKLGIAGFAFGNIMFLSFPEYFDFDEIWLEHYKPMFRTIMLLFSLPVVFYAASDYFKAAFKGLRSGMLNIDLPIALGVSVLFLRSVIDVIMDWGPGFFDSLSGLVFFLLLGRFFQQKTYSYLSFERDYKSYFPLGVTRLSKHKGKLKETQIPLKDIQKGDHLLIRSNEIIPVDGKLQQGEALIDYSFVTGEALPIHKSAGATLYAGGKQCGAAIEIEVTKTVSQSYLTQLWGNAAFDKGKSLRFNSLTDQISKRFTITIVSIAVLSGLIWWFLDPSMMFNVITAVLIVACPCAIALSAPFTLGNLVRLFGRNNCYVKNSATIENWSSIDTVVFDKTGTLSTPAQSAFSYHGLPLSVEEQRLLYSSLRASNHPLSRSLYNTLEEQEIVSLDDFSETLGQGIRASKNEQSMKIGASSFVHNQASATAQGAVVHISSGAQYKGHYVFQSEYRQGLKELLQRLATNKKLAVLTGDNDSQASHLNALIPAGTEVRYQQSPQDKLDYIKSLQDQGHKVMMIGDGLNDSGAMAQSDIGIAIAEDTNVFTPASDAILQADSFEKLAAFFGLAKLGKQIIYSCFAISLLYNLIGLGFAVTGHLEPVVAAILMPLSSISIVIFTTISTRYFGMRLLKSNRKNRN, from the coding sequence ATGGAAGCCTGTTATCACTGCGGAGATCCCTGCGGACGATCGCCCATCATACATCAACAAAAATCATTCTGTTGCAACGGCTGCAAAACGGTCTATGACATTTTGCATCAGAACGGCATGGAGTTTTATTACGAGCTCGAAAAAGCTCCGGGCACCTCCCAAAATAAAGCAACAACACATTTCGATTATCTCGACAACCCTGAGATCGCTGCCAGTCTTTTGCAATTCAGCGAAGGAGATCGACAGCTTATCAGTTTTGAAATTCCTGCCATTCATTGCAGCTCCTGTATTTGGGTCTTGGAAAATCTTGGTCGATTACATCCCGGGGTGTACAGTAGCACAGTGAACTTTCCGGCCAAGAAAGCGCAGATTCAGTTCAACGAAAAGGAGTTGTCTGTAAAGGCGCTTGTAGTATTGCTGAGTCGCATTGGTTACCAGCCCAAGATCAACCTGGCCTCCGCAGAGAAAGATCAGCACAAAGAAGACCGCAGTCTGATCTATAAATTGGGGATAGCCGGATTTGCCTTTGGCAACATTATGTTCCTGTCGTTTCCGGAGTATTTTGATTTCGATGAGATCTGGCTAGAACATTACAAGCCCATGTTTAGAACCATAATGCTGCTGTTTTCACTACCAGTGGTGTTTTATGCGGCTTCGGATTATTTCAAAGCGGCCTTTAAGGGCTTGCGATCTGGCATGCTCAATATAGACCTACCGATAGCTCTTGGAGTAAGTGTGTTATTTTTAAGGTCAGTGATCGATGTGATCATGGATTGGGGTCCGGGATTCTTTGACAGCCTCAGTGGTTTGGTCTTCTTTCTACTATTAGGCAGGTTCTTCCAACAGAAAACCTATTCTTACCTCTCCTTTGAACGGGACTACAAGTCCTATTTTCCACTCGGAGTTACTCGCCTAAGCAAACATAAAGGCAAATTAAAGGAAACACAGATCCCACTAAAAGACATTCAAAAAGGTGATCACTTACTTATACGTTCTAACGAGATCATCCCTGTAGACGGAAAACTTCAACAAGGTGAGGCTTTAATAGATTATAGCTTTGTTACGGGAGAGGCCTTACCCATTCACAAAAGTGCAGGAGCAACCCTTTATGCCGGTGGTAAACAATGTGGGGCAGCCATAGAAATTGAGGTAACTAAAACGGTAAGTCAAAGCTATTTGACCCAGCTCTGGGGTAATGCGGCCTTTGACAAGGGGAAAAGCTTGCGCTTTAACAGCTTGACCGATCAGATCAGCAAACGATTTACCATTACCATTGTTAGCATCGCAGTACTGAGCGGCTTGATCTGGTGGTTTCTAGACCCGAGTATGATGTTCAATGTGATCACTGCAGTACTCATAGTTGCTTGCCCTTGTGCTATAGCCTTGAGTGCACCTTTTACCTTAGGAAACCTGGTGCGTCTTTTTGGGCGCAATAACTGCTACGTTAAAAACAGTGCAACCATAGAAAATTGGAGCAGTATCGATACCGTAGTTTTTGACAAGACAGGTACACTGAGTACGCCAGCCCAAAGTGCGTTCTCTTATCACGGTTTACCTTTAAGTGTAGAAGAACAACGCTTACTATACAGTTCGCTCAGAGCTTCTAATCACCCTTTGAGTCGCAGTTTATACAACACCTTGGAAGAGCAAGAGATCGTGAGTTTAGACGATTTCTCCGAAACGCTTGGCCAGGGGATCAGAGCCTCCAAGAACGAACAAAGCATGAAGATAGGTGCTTCTAGTTTTGTTCACAATCAGGCTAGTGCAACGGCCCAAGGTGCAGTAGTACATATTAGCAGCGGAGCGCAGTATAAAGGGCATTATGTATTTCAAAGCGAATATCGCCAAGGTCTTAAAGAACTACTGCAGCGCTTAGCTACAAATAAGAAATTAGCGGTGCTAACGGGAGACAATGACAGCCAGGCCAGTCATTTGAACGCTTTGATCCCCGCTGGAACTGAGGTCCGCTACCAGCAATCGCCTCAAGACAAACTCGATTATATAAAATCTCTACAAGACCAAGGTCATAAGGTGATGATGATAGGCGACGGCCTCAACGATTCAGGGGCAATGGCGCAATCCGATATCGGTATCGCTATAGCAGAAGACACCAATGTGTTCACTCCAGCATCCGATGCCATTTTGCAAGCTGATTCCTTTGAAAAACTTGCAGCTTTCTTTGGTCTGGCAAAGTTAGGTAAGCAGATCATATACAGCTGTTTTGCCATCTCGCTCTTATACAACCTGATCGGTTTGGGCTTTGCGGTCACTGGACATCTGGAGCCTGTGGTTGCTGCTATTTTAATGCCGCTTAGTTCTATTAGCATAGTGATCTTCACCACCATTAGCACGCGATACTTTGGCATGCGCCTGCTAAAATCCAACAGAAAAAATCGAAACTGA
- a CDS encoding cbb3-type cytochrome c oxidase N-terminal domain-containing protein: protein MKNTYAYLRIALVTILAYFVLDWVVDTGTEYTYAEHPILWGVVVFVFLFAMAIEYSVEALNSILYRAMDEEKRAKYDAATAEAKANQFAGLKRIYKKLLGSRPIEEEGEIILDHNYDGIKELDNKLPPWWLYGFYVTIIFGVIYMAKYHIFQGADQATEFEIQMEEARIAVEAYKAQAKDLVDASTVVMLTDAADLSAGKNRFEKNCAVCHKPDGGGLTGPNLTDEYWILGGGISNVFTTISKGGRPGKGMVNWNRTFTPNEIAQLASYVLSMQGSNPPDALPADGELWVDPNAGSEAVESELEASEVINDSTATAGISMN from the coding sequence ATGAAAAATACATATGCTTATTTAAGAATCGCTCTGGTCACTATTCTGGCCTACTTTGTACTGGATTGGGTAGTGGACACAGGAACCGAATACACTTATGCCGAACACCCAATTCTTTGGGGAGTAGTGGTGTTTGTTTTCTTATTCGCCATGGCAATTGAATACAGCGTGGAGGCTTTGAATAGTATCCTCTACCGCGCCATGGACGAAGAAAAACGCGCTAAATACGACGCAGCAACTGCAGAGGCAAAAGCCAACCAATTTGCTGGCCTTAAGCGTATTTACAAGAAACTATTGGGCAGTCGCCCTATAGAAGAAGAAGGCGAGATCATTCTAGATCACAATTACGACGGTATAAAAGAACTGGATAACAAACTTCCGCCTTGGTGGTTGTACGGATTCTATGTGACCATCATTTTTGGAGTGATCTACATGGCCAAATACCACATTTTTCAAGGAGCGGATCAGGCCACAGAATTCGAAATTCAGATGGAAGAAGCTCGTATCGCCGTAGAAGCCTATAAGGCACAAGCAAAAGACCTGGTAGATGCATCTACAGTAGTCATGCTAACCGATGCAGCAGACCTAAGTGCCGGTAAGAATCGCTTTGAGAAGAACTGCGCCGTATGCCATAAACCAGACGGTGGTGGACTTACTGGCCCTAACCTTACAGACGAATATTGGATCTTGGGCGGAGGTATTAGCAATGTATTTACCACCATTTCTAAAGGAGGTCGCCCCGGGAAAGGTATGGTAAACTGGAACCGAACCTTTACGCCAAATGAAATTGCACAGTTAGCCAGTTATGTACTGAGCATGCAAGGTAGTAATCCACCAGATGCCTTGCCGGCTGATGGCGAGTTATGGGTCGATCCAAATGCCGGCTCCGAAGCAGTAGAGTCCGAACTGGAAGCATCCGAAGTGATCAATGATTCCACCGCTACGGCTGGGATCTCGATGAACTAA